A part of Fibrobacter sp. UWB15 genomic DNA contains:
- a CDS encoding virulence RhuM family protein: MEIGLLMYPKAGFFYGVKMSKKDKIEIRDQVGNENRGEIVLYQPEGEVRLEVRVENETVWLTQAQMAVLFERERSVIAKHIGNVFKEQELDEKSNVQILHNTLSKFKPTTIYSLDVIISVGYRVKSLRGTQFRRWANQVLKDYILKGYAVNQRKIATDLQIADRLHEQRQLIEGQGVEIAEFRNTTEKRLGEQDSRLSAVEQRIDFFVNAAQTPTGGILATGTRFDGFVLIADLVKTAKKSVVFIDPFATVEVLKFAAMRAKGVSATIYSPRITPEFRAAADLHKKQYPGLELKTMRTIHDRFLLVDDTVYHFGASFKDMGNEMTAFSVLDFVTPAEVIAKVEQNTKGK; this comes from the coding sequence ATGGAAATTGGGCTTTTAATGTATCCAAAGGCCGGCTTTTTTTATGGAGTAAAAATGAGCAAAAAGGATAAAATTGAGATTCGCGACCAGGTCGGGAACGAAAACAGGGGCGAAATCGTGCTTTACCAGCCGGAAGGCGAAGTCCGGCTGGAGGTGCGTGTAGAAAACGAGACCGTGTGGCTCACGCAGGCACAGATGGCTGTGTTGTTTGAAAGAGAACGTTCTGTCATCGCTAAACATATCGGAAATGTTTTTAAGGAACAGGAACTAGATGAAAAAAGTAATGTGCAAATTTTGCACAATACTCTCTCAAAGTTCAAACCAACCACAATTTACTCATTAGATGTCATCATTTCTGTCGGATATAGAGTAAAATCTCTAAGAGGTACTCAATTCCGCCGCTGGGCCAATCAAGTCCTGAAAGACTACATACTCAAGGGCTATGCCGTAAACCAACGTAAAATTGCGACTGATTTGCAAATTGCAGACCGCTTGCACGAACAGCGACAACTAATCGAAGGACAAGGCGTAGAAATTGCGGAATTTAGGAACACCACAGAAAAACGTCTCGGCGAACAGGACTCCCGGCTTTCTGCGGTCGAACAACGCATAGACTTTTTCGTGAATGCAGCGCAAACTCCAACAGGGGGCATTCTTGCGACCGGAACGCGATTTGACGGTTTCGTGCTGATTGCAGACCTTGTGAAGACCGCCAAAAAATCCGTAGTATTCATCGACCCGTTTGCGACCGTCGAGGTGCTGAAATTTGCAGCCATGCGGGCGAAGGGTGTTTCAGCGACGATCTACTCTCCGAGAATTACGCCCGAATTCAGGGCCGCTGCGGATTTACACAAGAAGCAATACCCGGGGCTGGAACTGAAGACCATGCGCACGATTCACGACCGTTTTCTTCTGGTCGATGACACTGTATATCATTTTGGAGCTTCGTTTAAAGATATGGGTAACGAAATGACTGCTTTTAGCGTGCTAGATTTCGTGACACCCGCCGAAGTCATTGCGAAAGTGGAGCAAAATACAAAAGGAAAATAG
- a CDS encoding aldo/keto reductase — MRWFSFLFIFLFMACSSDAASQAVPKVSDKGDSIVQNSKRAAPTVKLNSGFDMPVLGLGTWTLRGKVAEDAVHVAIKNGYRLIDTAKYYDNEEAVGRGIRRAIDDGLVKREDLFVTSKLVPWSNSLDEDIDDSLEKLGLEYIDLMLLHQHGSDAEDKAVYKAMERAVKAKKIRSIGISNYYTEKTAKRFFADFEIKPAVVQNENHVFYQNTEFKEYARRYGAVVESYYPLGGRGHTEDVLGNKVVAKIAKAHEKTAAQVVLRWHVQSGYIAIPGSKNPDHIAENISIFDFELTDDEMKQITALDTGHRYENW; from the coding sequence ATGAGGTGGTTCAGTTTCTTGTTCATTTTCCTGTTCATGGCGTGTTCGAGCGATGCGGCGTCGCAGGCAGTGCCGAAGGTTTCGGACAAAGGAGATTCGATCGTGCAGAATAGCAAAAGGGCGGCCCCAACGGTCAAGTTGAATTCGGGTTTCGATATGCCGGTTCTCGGGCTTGGCACCTGGACTTTGCGCGGCAAGGTGGCTGAAGACGCAGTCCATGTCGCCATCAAGAACGGGTATCGACTGATTGATACGGCAAAATATTACGACAACGAAGAAGCCGTGGGTAGGGGAATCCGCCGGGCGATTGACGATGGACTTGTGAAGCGCGAAGATTTGTTCGTGACGTCGAAACTGGTGCCGTGGAGCAACTCCTTGGACGAAGATATCGACGACTCTCTCGAAAAGCTGGGGCTCGAATATATCGATTTGATGCTGTTGCACCAGCACGGGAGCGATGCCGAGGACAAGGCGGTTTACAAGGCTATGGAACGTGCTGTGAAGGCGAAGAAGATCCGTTCCATCGGCATTTCGAACTACTACACCGAAAAGACGGCGAAGCGCTTTTTTGCCGATTTCGAAATCAAGCCTGCCGTGGTGCAAAACGAGAACCATGTGTTTTACCAGAACACGGAATTCAAGGAATACGCAAGGCGCTACGGCGCTGTGGTGGAATCTTATTACCCGTTGGGCGGGCGCGGCCACACCGAAGATGTCTTGGGGAACAAGGTTGTCGCAAAGATTGCTAAGGCTCACGAGAAAACTGCTGCACAGGTGGTGTTACGCTGGCATGTGCAATCAGGTTACATTGCCATTCCGGGTTCCAAGAACCCTGACCACATCGCAGAAAACATATCGATTTTCGACTTCGAGTTGACTGACGACGAAATGAAGCAAATCACCGCCCTCGATACGGGCCACCGCTACGAAAACTGGTGA
- a CDS encoding nucleotidyl transferase AbiEii/AbiGii toxin family protein, translating into MKINKNSLQARINNLSKEKNVHANILLVSFFFDAFISRLAKSTYANKFVFKGGFYLATLLGVKNRYTADIDFLLRRETMDENRLRKIFTDIIAIDADDSISFEISDISPIRDEDAYGGFSILLTGRLENVRQSFHVDVATGDPITPSDVEYTYQSLISHESITFRAYNLETVVAEKLQTILFRGLLNSRCKDYYDIYIINQLQRNNINIPDLKKSFETTCQYRKTPFKKEEALLLLEEISKSDILQTRWKNYAKKSSFAKDVPFEATIESCKEILDCIF; encoded by the coding sequence ATGAAGATTAATAAGAATTCCCTGCAAGCGAGAATCAACAACCTCTCCAAAGAAAAGAATGTTCACGCCAACATCTTGCTCGTATCGTTCTTCTTCGATGCATTCATTTCAAGATTGGCCAAGTCAACATACGCCAATAAGTTTGTTTTCAAGGGCGGTTTCTATCTCGCTACATTGCTCGGCGTAAAGAACCGCTACACAGCCGACATCGATTTCCTTTTGAGAAGGGAAACTATGGACGAGAATAGATTGAGGAAAATTTTCACTGACATCATCGCAATCGATGCAGACGATTCTATCTCTTTTGAAATAAGTGATATTTCTCCAATACGTGATGAAGACGCCTACGGCGGATTTTCCATCCTTTTGACGGGACGCCTAGAGAATGTCAGACAAAGTTTCCATGTCGATGTTGCCACGGGCGATCCAATTACACCTTCTGACGTCGAATACACCTACCAAAGCCTCATCAGCCATGAGTCCATTACGTTCCGAGCCTACAACCTAGAAACGGTTGTTGCTGAAAAACTTCAAACCATTCTTTTCCGAGGCCTGCTCAATAGCCGCTGCAAAGATTATTACGACATCTATATCATCAATCAATTGCAAAGGAATAACATCAATATTCCTGACTTGAAGAAATCTTTTGAAACAACTTGCCAATACCGCAAAACGCCTTTTAAAAAAGAAGAAGCTCTTTTGCTTCTAGAAGAAATTTCAAAGAGCGACATTCTTCAAACTCGATGGAAGAACTATGCAAAAAAATCTTCGTTTGCAAAAGATGTTCCATTTGAAGCGACAATTGAATCTTGCAAAGAGATTCTTGATTGTATTTTCTAA
- a CDS encoding flavodoxin encodes MAAEKKILVVYYSRADENYTVGNISKGNTEIIAEMIAKKTGGTLLHVEPAKEYPKGYDDCINVAKKELAQDARPAIKPVNVNPEEFDEIYVGYPVWWGEMPMPMFTFFEKYNLKGKTIHPFVTHEGSGLSGVARLKKATGANVTPGLAIYGHVAQNERDKAQKEVDKWVK; translated from the coding sequence ATGGCAGCAGAAAAGAAAATCCTCGTCGTTTACTATTCCCGTGCCGATGAAAACTACACCGTCGGGAACATTTCCAAGGGCAATACCGAAATCATTGCCGAGATGATTGCGAAAAAGACAGGCGGCACGCTCTTGCACGTGGAGCCCGCGAAGGAATACCCCAAGGGCTACGACGACTGCATCAACGTGGCCAAGAAGGAACTTGCGCAGGACGCGCGCCCGGCAATCAAGCCGGTGAACGTGAACCCCGAAGAATTCGACGAGATTTACGTCGGCTACCCGGTGTGGTGGGGCGAGATGCCCATGCCCATGTTCACCTTCTTCGAAAAGTATAACCTGAAGGGCAAGACGATTCACCCGTTCGTGACCCACGAAGGCAGCGGCCTCTCGGGTGTTGCCCGCCTCAAGAAGGCGACCGGTGCGAACGTGACTCCCGGCCTTGCCATCTATGGACACGTGGCCCAGAACGAACGCGACAAGGCCCAGAAAGAAGTCGACAAGTGGGTGAAATAG
- a CDS encoding carboxymuconolactone decarboxylase family protein: protein MKLGTIMTMLGMGAVLAACDCCPQGEAKVLSQDKELRAVMDNFTQNEVPAATPLVEKREVELIRLVSLVTQQSGALLQEEVATALAQGLAPEEILEAIYQCAPYTGFPRTVDAVEIARSVFKAKNVKVDENRATVTAQSRLEAGADAQGTLFGQTFRDMAKNGKDGMPTINYFLASNCFGDYYTRKGLDLNTRELLTMAILVNLGTEPQLKAHIGANLKIRTAEYVEQAIYNCLPYCGYPRTLNALRLFKEAVAEAANATAGAVNAADAKTMPGKDWSVFPVGKPNDAYAKYFVGKSYLDMISKEQVGVGNVTFEPACRNNWHIHHAKKGGGQILIATAGRGYYQEWGKPAVELKPGDVVNIPAGVKHWHGAAPDSWFQHLAIEVPGEGGSNEWLEPVSDEEYGKLK, encoded by the coding sequence ATGAAACTAGGGACGATTATGACGATGCTTGGTATGGGTGCGGTGCTTGCCGCATGTGATTGCTGCCCGCAGGGCGAGGCAAAGGTGCTTTCGCAGGACAAGGAACTGCGTGCCGTGATGGACAACTTCACGCAGAACGAGGTACCGGCGGCGACTCCGCTTGTGGAAAAGCGCGAGGTGGAGTTGATTCGCCTGGTGTCGCTTGTGACGCAGCAGTCGGGCGCGCTTCTGCAAGAAGAGGTGGCGACGGCGCTTGCGCAGGGGCTTGCCCCCGAAGAAATTCTCGAGGCGATTTACCAGTGCGCTCCCTACACCGGGTTCCCGCGGACGGTGGATGCGGTTGAAATTGCCCGCAGCGTGTTCAAGGCGAAGAACGTGAAGGTGGACGAAAACCGTGCGACGGTGACGGCGCAGTCCCGCCTGGAGGCGGGTGCCGATGCGCAGGGAACGCTGTTCGGCCAGACTTTCCGCGACATGGCGAAAAACGGAAAGGACGGGATGCCGACCATCAATTACTTCTTGGCGAGCAACTGCTTTGGCGATTACTACACCCGCAAGGGGCTCGACCTGAATACCCGCGAACTCTTGACGATGGCGATTCTCGTGAACCTGGGAACGGAGCCGCAGCTCAAGGCGCATATCGGCGCGAACCTCAAGATTCGCACGGCCGAATACGTGGAACAGGCGATTTACAACTGCTTGCCGTATTGCGGTTACCCGCGCACGCTGAATGCGCTGCGACTGTTCAAGGAAGCGGTGGCTGAGGCAGCAAACGCGACGGCTGGTGCCGTAAACGCGGCGGACGCAAAAACCATGCCAGGCAAAGACTGGAGCGTGTTCCCGGTGGGCAAGCCGAACGACGCCTATGCCAAGTATTTTGTGGGCAAGAGTTATCTCGACATGATCAGCAAGGAACAGGTGGGGGTCGGGAACGTGACTTTTGAACCGGCGTGCCGCAACAACTGGCATATCCATCATGCAAAGAAGGGCGGTGGCCAGATTCTCATCGCGACGGCGGGCCGTGGCTACTATCAGGAATGGGGCAAGCCGGCGGTGGAACTGAAGCCCGGCGACGTGGTGAACATTCCGGCTGGCGTCAAGCATTGGCACGGGGCGGCTCCGGATTCCTGGTTCCAGCATTTGGCGATTGAAGTCCCTGGTGAAGGCGGAAGCAACGAATGGCTTGAGCCCGTGAGCGACGAAGAATACGGGAAGTTGAAATAA
- a CDS encoding flavodoxin: MFARILACAFIGLMTVGIFAAAPAPDGFVLIKGGTFDMGSPANEDWRVNDETLHKVKVSDFYLGKYEVTQKLYREVTGENPSSFRGDDLPVENITWLEAARFCNKLSERDGRTPVYAIEGDAVSWNREANGYRLPTEAEWEYAARGGTTTPFYTKKAPGADDVNFYGHYPYQIEQNYFNDEVLETRPGVYRGNTLPVGKFKPNPFGLYDIYGNVGEWCFDFYGDYGVSAGSASVTVDPAGKPSGTRRVHRGGGWNDFGKNLRSAYRGAMQQSSKSYNVGLRLAMNAGAGVKGTFVTQEAAGFRGEKAQAASNPKGASRALIVFYSWSGNTRGVAREIKKQTGFDMVELELVKPYSDDYNTVLKQAQNDQHKQARPALKKKPDAKKWADYETIIIGYPNWWASIPMPIATLLESYDFTGKRILPFCSHGGGRFGQSITAIAKLAPNAKIGEGLSVHYSGGSSLSKDVAKWLEKNGMKTK; this comes from the coding sequence ATGTTTGCCAGAATTCTCGCTTGTGCATTTATTGGCCTTATGACGGTAGGAATTTTTGCGGCGGCACCTGCGCCCGACGGCTTCGTGCTTATCAAGGGCGGGACCTTCGACATGGGGAGCCCCGCAAACGAGGACTGGCGCGTCAACGACGAGACGCTGCACAAGGTGAAGGTCTCCGATTTTTACCTAGGTAAATACGAGGTGACGCAAAAGCTTTATCGCGAGGTGACGGGCGAAAATCCTTCCAGTTTCAGGGGTGACGACTTGCCCGTCGAAAACATCACGTGGCTCGAGGCGGCTCGTTTTTGCAACAAGTTAAGCGAACGCGACGGACGCACTCCCGTTTACGCTATCGAAGGCGATGCGGTCAGCTGGAATCGCGAGGCGAACGGCTACAGGCTCCCCACCGAAGCGGAATGGGAATACGCGGCCCGAGGCGGCACGACCACGCCGTTCTACACAAAGAAGGCTCCCGGTGCCGACGACGTGAATTTTTACGGGCATTACCCGTATCAAATCGAGCAGAACTATTTCAACGACGAGGTTTTGGAAACACGTCCCGGCGTTTACCGCGGGAACACGCTCCCCGTGGGTAAGTTCAAGCCCAATCCCTTCGGGCTTTACGACATTTACGGGAACGTTGGCGAATGGTGCTTTGACTTTTACGGTGATTACGGAGTTTCTGCGGGCTCGGCAAGCGTGACGGTCGATCCGGCGGGCAAACCTTCGGGCACGAGGCGCGTGCATCGCGGTGGCGGCTGGAACGATTTCGGCAAGAACCTCCGCAGCGCCTATCGCGGAGCCATGCAGCAATCCAGCAAGAGTTACAATGTGGGGCTCAGACTCGCCATGAATGCGGGTGCAGGCGTCAAGGGAACTTTTGTGACCCAGGAAGCGGCGGGTTTTAGGGGCGAAAAGGCGCAGGCGGCGTCGAACCCGAAAGGTGCTTCCCGTGCGCTAATCGTGTTCTATTCCTGGAGCGGGAACACCCGCGGTGTCGCCCGCGAAATCAAGAAGCAGACCGGTTTCGACATGGTGGAACTTGAACTCGTGAAGCCCTATTCCGACGACTACAACACCGTCTTGAAGCAGGCGCAGAACGACCAGCACAAACAGGCGCGCCCGGCCCTCAAGAAAAAGCCCGACGCAAAGAAGTGGGCCGACTACGAAACGATTATCATCGGTTACCCCAACTGGTGGGCGAGTATCCCGATGCCTATTGCGACTTTGCTCGAAAGTTACGACTTTACGGGCAAGCGGATTCTGCCGTTCTGCTCCCACGGCGGCGGTCGCTTTGGCCAGAGCATCACCGCGATTGCGAAACTTGCGCCCAACGCAAAAATCGGCGAAGGCCTTTCGGTGCATTACTCCGGCGGTTCGAGCCTCTCGAAAGATGTGGCCAAGTGGCTCGAGAAAAACGGCATGAAGACGAAATAA
- a CDS encoding DUF4405 domain-containing protein has translation MPISAKIRMPLDIAMTVATLVLMGGNYFFESTAVHEILGVVLLALWAVHITLNRRFFLSLFKGRYNAFRILQAVVNCGILLCAIFLMVSGIMLSNHVFAWLGIESGASFARTAHLLASHWYYVFMSLHIGLHVSLIANRLGLAGAFKSKAALIATRVVAAIVAGYGIYAFAIRGLWKYMFLQQPFFFFDAERGYALFFADYIAIVVLFAVVVHYTAKLMKA, from the coding sequence ATGCCTATTTCCGCCAAAATCCGTATGCCGCTTGACATCGCGATGACTGTCGCGACGCTTGTGCTGATGGGCGGCAACTACTTCTTTGAATCGACTGCGGTTCACGAGATTCTGGGCGTGGTGCTGCTCGCTTTGTGGGCGGTGCATATCACGCTGAACCGGCGCTTCTTCCTTTCGCTGTTCAAGGGCCGCTACAACGCATTCCGCATCTTGCAGGCGGTCGTGAATTGCGGGATTCTTCTGTGCGCGATTTTCTTGATGGTGAGCGGAATCATGCTTTCGAACCATGTGTTCGCCTGGCTCGGGATTGAATCGGGCGCAAGTTTTGCTCGCACGGCACACCTGCTCGCTAGCCACTGGTATTACGTGTTCATGTCGCTCCACATCGGGTTGCATGTGAGCCTGATTGCAAACCGCTTGGGGCTTGCGGGTGCGTTCAAGTCAAAGGCGGCGCTTATCGCAACTCGCGTGGTTGCCGCTATCGTGGCGGGTTACGGAATTTACGCTTTCGCGATTCGCGGACTCTGGAAATACATGTTCCTGCAGCAGCCGTTTTTCTTCTTTGACGCGGAACGCGGTTACGCGCTATTTTTCGCGGACTACATCGCCATCGTCGTGCTGTTTGCCGTTGTGGTGCATTATACGGCGAAACTCATGAAGGCGTAG